DNA from Natronomonas salsuginis:
AAACCGGGAGCGCGGCGCTGGTCGTCGGCCTGTTCTGTGGCGTCGCCGGATGGATCGTCGGCTTCCCGGCGGCGCTGACCGCGGCAAAGTCGAAGACGGAGGCGCTCACGCCGATCGTCGCCTACGGGAGCGCGGTCGTCCTCGGCGGGTTCGGCGTCTACTTCATCGTGGACGTGCTCGTGTAGCGAGCGTCGTCTGTCCGCACCGGGATCGTCGCTACTCCGGATCGAGTTCCGGCGGGTCGGTCGGCTCCATCGCGGCGATTTCCTCTTCGAGCCACTCTTTGAACCACCGGACGCGTTTGATCCGCTGGTAGGCGATGCTTTCGGCGGTGTCGGATCGGACGCGGGAGATGGCGTCCTCGCCGCGTTCGAGGACGCGACCCACCATCTCGTTGGCGTCCATGTGCGTTCTCGATTCGTAGCCCATCCGCAGGAGCATGAGCGTCGTCCCGTTCGCGCCGACCTTGTCGAGGAGGTCCGCCTCCATGAGACACCGCGTTTCCAGCGCGACGTTCGCCAGATCGCCCTCGTAGGAGTGCTCTTCGACGGCGTTGCACACCTGCGTGATGAACGAGTCGGGGTAGTCCGTCCGCGAGCGGAGGTACTCGCGGGCGACACGAGCCCCGGCCTCGGCGTGAACGTCCTGATCCGCTTCGAGTTTGGCGATGTCGTGAAACAGCGCCGAAACACGGGTGACGTCGACGTTGGCCCCCTCGTTTTCGGCGATCTCGGCGGCCAGTTCGGCGACGTTGAGGATGTGGTTGTAGCGGTACTCCGCCGAGTGCCAGGGGTACCACCGCATCCGGCCACCCTCCTCCTCGCCCTCGATGCTGGCGGCGAGATAGTCGTAGACGAACCGCTTCATCTCATCGTACTCTTCGCCCGAAACCGGCGACTCCGCTATTTCGACACCCATGTACCCACCCCCACAGTGTGGAAAACGAACGCATCAATCATCTTGTCGGTATGAAGGGTAGTTCGACTCTTTAGGTTTACGACACCGTCGGGGATCGATCTCGGTCCATCTCCGATCGCATCCGCGCGCGACATCGGCGGCGACAGGAACCGATTCGAGCGTGTAGACAGCTAGCACCCGCCGCAGCGTCGGCGTTATATGCCGGGAGTGTGTTCGTTCGAACGTATGATGCTGCCGACGCACGCGCTCGTGGGGATGGCGCTTGCGCTTCCGATCGCGCTTTTCGCCCCGGAGCTAGCGCCAGCGGCGCTTTTGGGCGGATTCGTCGGCGGGATACTCCCCGATCTCGACCTGTATTCGGGACACCGAAAAACGCTGCACTTCCCGACGCTGTACCCCCTGAGCGCCGCT
Protein-coding regions in this window:
- a CDS encoding HD domain-containing protein; translation: MGVEIAESPVSGEEYDEMKRFVYDYLAASIEGEEEGGRMRWYPWHSAEYRYNHILNVAELAAEIAENEGANVDVTRVSALFHDIAKLEADQDVHAEAGARVAREYLRSRTDYPDSFITQVCNAVEEHSYEGDLANVALETRCLMEADLLDKVGANGTTLMLLRMGYESRTHMDANEMVGRVLERGEDAISRVRSDTAESIAYQRIKRVRWFKEWLEEEIAAMEPTDPPELDPE